TCAAACTTGAGTTACTAATGGATGATGCTGTCTCAGCCTTGAAGTTGTTTGTTATGCATCATGAATTTGATTATCAGGAAATATGAATATATGAATATGCGTCTTTATAGACTATCGAAACCGAGATAATTCTGTATTGTTAATGAGAGTGCTTAATGGATGTAGATAGCTTACAATTGAGCATTGCAACAGGTACACCACTTTGGCGCAATGGGCCACCGGAGAAGCCAGTGCTATGCAATGCGTGTGGATCTCGATGGAGAACAAAGGGAACACTTGCAAATTATACCCCTCTGCATGCTCGGGCAGAAGCTGATGATAGTGAGGATCAAAGGGTTTCCAGGGTAAAGATTATATCATTACATAAGAACAAAGAAATGAAATCTTTAAAACGAAAGCAGAACCATGATAGTGTTGTGGTATCTGGTGGCCTCACCCCTGATTACAAGTACAACCAAGGATTTGGAAAGGCTGTAGATGAAGATACAAGCAATCGTtcaagttcaggatcagctATCTCTaacacagagagttgtgctcAATTTGGTGGCACAGATGCTAGTGATTTGACAGGTTGGAGTTGGACAAATACTGCGCTGATTTCACTGTCTTCATAACTAATTTGGAAGCATTGGCCAATTCTTTGgagttatattaaatttatagcCTCTAACGGATAATGAATTTGGATAAACCAAAGTGAATCTTCCCTCTAATTTACCTCATGTTTTTCAccaagaaaagttaatccaatAAATAACTTATATACATGAGTGAAGGGTGAAGATTGCTAACATTCACCTGATAGCAGTGAAGGTTAGAATTCTCTTAGAGGGTTTGCTAACCTTCACTCCTATAGAGTGAAAACATTAAAGGTGATATTGTTAACCTTCACCATTATAGCATTCCCCATACATATATATCCACCAAGAAATTCTAATTATGTCTTTCAACATTATAATGGGAAGTTCCAACAATGGATAGGTTCATCTATCTTTTAACTATTGTATAACATTCTTaggtaatacttttatttagtGGATAATAGTAGAATATCATGATACCTCTGATTTTTCTGTCTTGTTTGCCATCAGTTGACTTAGCTAAAGAACTTGTAATAtgatgttattttaaaaaatatgtaatgTGCTGCATATCAAAGATGGTTGCTATATGTATTTTGTAAAAACCATCATTCTGATATAATGGTTTGGTTATTTAGGTCCTGCTCAGTCAGTGGTTTGGGAAGCCATGGTGCCTTCCAAAAAGAGGACTTGTGTGGGTCGTCCTAAGGCTTCTTCTGTTGAGAAGCTAACAAAAGACTTATGCACTATACTTCATGAGCAGCAATCTTATTTTTCTACATCTTCTGAAGAGGAACTTCTGTTTGAAAGTGAAACACCTATGGTCTCTGTTGAGATAGGACATGGAAGCGTTCTTATAAAACATCCTAGTTATGTAGCTCGCGAAGAGGTGTCTGAGGCTAGCGCTGTTTCAGTTGATAACAAACAATGCCTAGTGAGTGAAGCATATTCAGATTCTGGTCCCTTTCTTGTGTATAATGATTTGAATGGTATGAACTTCTCATCCTATGGAGTCGACAAGGTTGAGAATTCTGCTGACCAAGAAATGCAGGAGGAGCAACTTAAAAGGCATGCGTTCTTACACAAGTTTTCTTTCTTAATTCCCAGTccgttatattttatttttgttaattaacatgataaaagaaaatttcatTAATGTGTGTATATTATCGATTTTATTTGAGATTGTGACTTGGGGAAGATGTAATTGAGAGTTTGAGACAAATGTGCAGAACTTGTTTTAAAGTAGTGAAAAACATACCATGTGTTCATTGATATATCTGTTCCAAAATTTCAGTGACAAATCTCAGCTTGAGAGAGTACAAATACTTGGAGACCATAATTCCCCATTGTGCTCAATAGATTTAAATGTGAGTGTCGTCCTCCTTTGGTATTTCTCACTTTCCTATACATTGGTAGGTAGCATCTTGTATCCATGAAATTGTTGAATGCTTTACATAATTGCTTCTTCAATAGGATGTAGTAAACTACAAGGAGTTTGTGAGAAACATGACAAATGAAGACCAACAGCTATTGCTGAAGTTTCTTCCTATGGTTGATACTGCTAAACTTCCTGATAGGttagaatttcttttatttgtggTCAATAGTGTTTCTTCAATGTTGCAAGTTATAACATAGCAAATCTAATGCAAAATTGCCATAATTCGAGCATGCCAGTAAAATCAAAGCCATTTATTTCAGCATATCATAGCAATTGACACAGATATTTCaatatttatgtttaaaaaatgATCGAAATGTATACAATTATTGACTTATCACGGCTGGTCATGTATGTGCAGCCTTAAAGTCATGTTCAATAGCTCTCAATTCAAGGAGAACTTGACTTATTTTCAGCAGCTTCTTGGGGAAGGTGTCTTCGATATCTCTTTCTTAGGGGCAAAACCTGAGGACTGCAAAACTTTGAAAAGGCTTGCATTATCCAATCTGTCAAAGTCAAAATGGGTAGAACATTATAGTTACCTGAAGGTTTGTGCCAATTGATTATCTCAATTCAATGCTATAAATAAAACTATGTATAGAGAAGCTTAACTGAAATCACATCCTTGTATCTTATGGATGCAGAGATGTAAAACCACAGCTGCGAAATCTGTTAGTCAGGGATCAACTGGTAAAGCATCATCTAATTTTGCGAATGCGAAGAGATTGCGTGATGGCCAAAATCAAAACTCTCCAGGTTAGCCATTGACTTCAGTTAAGATAAAAGCACATCAGATGCCACGACTTTGCTAATATTCATCCCCTAAAGAAATAATACAATGTTGTGATAGTTGGGTAATGGAATAGGTAAAGTTGGATCCTCTCCATAGAGTAGTTTAGTTTTTCATAAATTACCAGTAAAATAATTTGGtttatattcaaaattatagaatattaagtttaaaataatatgtacatacagcatgctattttgatcaTGGTTATCTAAATCACAAGTTAACATGAGAGTTTACGAGTTTAGGTCCCCAAATTGACTTTATGATTTCAGCTTTATGGTTTAGTTTACATAAGCACCCCAAATTTAGGTAAACTCTCGAGTTTGATAATGttgattttagttattaattataattttatttgttaactgGGGAGAGGGTTCCCATTGTTAACACTCATCCCTGCAAATTTCAGAACTGAAGACCATGATGAGGAGCCCCAAAGGAATGACCATAAAGATTGGCAGTGAGGGAAATGAAGTTGTAGAAGATGGCTCTTGCTATAGTCCAAAAAGCCTGTTTGCTTTGCCCCCTGATGCTGCCTCGCTCTTGCAAGTTTCTTCGAACTTTGTTGAGGAGAGTTCTGATCATGATGTTTTGGTAGAGGTCCCATCTAATAGTTCATTCCCACAGGCAGAACTTCTGCACCCAACATCAAGCTTTGGTGCTCAAGCAAGCACAAGTAGTAGCTCAGTGTACTCACATTTTGTCCATAATTAAGTACTCTTCACTGGTTTTTTTTCAGTTCTGAGAGTCTGCAGCACATTTTGCAATATCTTAAAACACATGTTGGTTGTGTTTTTTAATTTCCTCGCAACCTCTTTGAGCTTGGATTGCCAACTATGCAAGTTggtggctttttttttttttgtcttatttttccttttgggtATAGGCAGATTGTAACATATAGCTTGAAATTCGGAGTCACAATCTCCAGAGTTTTGTATGCTATTGTAGCTTGTTTTGTGAATAGTTTTGACCTCCAATTTTCCCCTCATAGAAGCCTTGCATACCCCAACTTTTTTATAGGCAAATAAAATGAGAACACAGCTTTATGGCATAAGCATCAGTGCACATACTAATCTGTGGTGAGTCAGCATAATGCAACAACGCATTCTTTAAGTTTGAATTAGGCTTTGGTTTAGACGAGTACCAGCTGAATTCTCAATATGACTGAAGTCTAGTTCTCTTATTTGATATTCACATTTTTGGGCTGTAGTTGAATTTTCTAAAAGTCTGAATTCATCAATATTTACCTGGACCAATGGATATGATAATAGAAATTCATTCTATtaggattatatatataaaacagtTGGCCATTTCGCTAACTCATACGTTGGCTATTATTAAATACTTCCATTATCATTGTCATTACTAtttcaataatataataaataagtcAATCTTTTAACCcccaacattttttttaatagccGATAACCTATTTCATTTAAGCAAGAAAGCTTTTTTAAAGGATATGCAACAAACTATGAGGTAACTCGAAATTTTGAACAAGCTATAGTGGTGTATATATAATAGagatcaagaaaaaaatttgtttagagttgaaatacacaaaaaactaatataaataacaataaacTACTTCATTAGAGTTGAAGCTTTTGCCACAGATAAAACGTCAGGGTCCTTACATGTCTTCCCGGCATTGAAATCCATAACAGAATATACAATATCATTCACAGCATTCACAGCAGGTTTGGTTTTCATTTAGAAATCTGCAAATCATAAAGTTTGAACAAAGTTTCTCTATCACAGTTCTAGTCCAAACCTTGATAGAAAATAATCTGCATGTACTAATAGTTGTAGTCTTCTTACAAGATTCATGACAAGGTATGGCATTTGATCATATAGTTGATCTCACCTACTGGGATAAGACTTTGTTGTTATCATCGTCCGGCCACCGCCTTAGACGAGGGAAATCAATGCCACTAATCTCCACAACATCCAACAAATCAGCATTtccaatatcatcatcatcagcagcagcatcaccaccaccacccgcTTCCTTGTTACCAGAGCTCAAGTCCTCAACTTCTTTCTCTGCTAgaaaactcaaaacataaaacAATAGAGCTCTGAACATTTTCTTCTCTAGGAATCTCCAGTGCACAAGCCGAATTCTCCatgttttgatcttcttctccACACATCACTTCATGTCCTTCATTCTCCAGTATTGAGATTTCATTGGCCCCACACACTTTTCATTACTCTCTTGGGTTTCCAGAGATTCAATCCCCAAATAAGCCCTAGAAAAATCACTACCTGATTGTGGCTCTGAAATTTTCGATTTTTTAACCTGCAACTCATCATTATCTTCATCAACACCATCTCGTTTAATTCCCCGTGGGCTCCAAGAGACAAATTCCCTTTCATCCCTTTCCGTCAGCTGCACCTCCCAGAACCCTAAATCAGAATCCCTCTCCAAATTGACGCTCCCCGCTCCTTGGGAATCACCAAAATCGACGAACTCCAGCGACTCGTTGAAAGCCGGAAATGACGACTTCTCAGGCGGCGTGTGAAAAACGTCGTCTTGCTCCTGAGTGCTTCCACCGGCGTCAAAGCTTTCGGAGCTCTGAGTCTCCGGCAGCGAAGACATGAAGATGCCCGCAGATTCCGTCTGGAACATGGCGAAATTCGGTGGCGCAGCCTCGTCTGCCGGTGTTACCAGATTCCCCCTTAAAGGCAGAGTCGCAATAAGTCTTCCTGTGAGGGCGGAGTTTCACGAAATTGGGAAAGGAAGTGAAAGGGATCTTGTTCTTCCAGTTTGCGAAGCCAAAGCTTCAAGGTTCAAACTCTctaaccagaaatcacaaacaTCAAAGATTCAAAGCTCGTTTGCTGGTGTTCGTTCTTCGTAATTGTCATTCACATTTTCCCGCCAAAACTTCCACACGTGTTGTATTGTGATCCACTGATCCTTTCATTTTTTGGGCCTGCAACATTTTTTTCACCGGGTCTtgcttattaatttttttttattttttcttccctGAAACGGCATCGTTTCAGACTCACCCCATCCCCTTCTTTGAATGAACCATAACTCCCTGGCGTTGCAGAGTGGAATCCAACCACCCCCTCCCAAGCCCTCGTCTCTCTGTCTCTGCTCTCTCGAGCTCGGCGTCGGCAGCGGGCAGCCTCTCACCTTCACCTCGTCACTCTCTCGAGCTCGGCGTCGGCATCCCCTCACCCTCACCTCGTCTCTCCCCTCGTCGTCAGTTCGTCACTCTCAGTCTCTGGGTTTCTCACCTCGTCGCTCTCTCGGTCTCTCACCGTGAGTCCGTGACCCGGCGTTCGCTTCGTCGAAACCAGTGAAGCAACATCTGCTCCCtcgggtggtggtggtggtcgtCGTCTTCTCTACCAGGCGAGCTCCATTTTTCGAACCTGTTCTTTCTCTAGTTCAATGTTGATTTCGGTGAATCTGGTGGTTGTGGAATATGGTTGTTgctgttttatttagttttttgagttgttgttgctgttattTCTCTGGTTTGATGCTAATTTTGGTGAACCTGAGCAAATTTTAGAGTTGTTGCTGTTCTTTCTGCTTGTTGAATGTTGGTTTTTTAGAGTTGTTGCTGTTCATTCTCTGATTCGATGTTAATTTTGGTGAATATGAGCAAATTTTAGAGCTCTTGTGCTCTTCCCTGTGTATGATGACGTAATGACGTaccatcttcttccttctttgtgGTGTTTAGTGGCTGTTTCGCCTTAGTTTCGTTTTAGAGAGCACAAGCTTCTCTCGACCAAAGGCTGTGTTACTTTAAACATTTTTGGTATTTGGGTTGTTCATGGCCTTATGGGAGGTGACCTTGTTTGTGTGAAAGGCATCTGGTTGTTCATGATTTTTAATGTGTGTAATCAATGACGAGAAAGATGCTGTGAAGCGGTGTGTGGTGCTCTTGGCCCATTGGGGCTACTCTTCTTTGTCTTAACCAACGCATGGAATTTGAAGAAGcaccaaattaaacaaaatgtATTTAAACAAAATTTCTGAAATCGCAGGCATCTAACCTGTATTTTTCCATGAAAGTTATGctgtaattaaattataataaaaaccaGTACAAAATGGTGAGATGGTTTGCTATTTTCGTTTTTCTGATGTCAATGCCACAAATCATGTGCTTTTTGTTTAAAGAAGAAAAGACTGTACTGAATTTTGATTCATCAGCAGGATGGCTGCATCTGTAAGTAATGGTTTTGAGAAGTACGTGAGGGAAAATAGGGATTGCAAATTTCATGCCCCGTCTGAGTATAAGCGATGTAAAGTTTCTACCGTTCGTGATTTCCCTGAAGGATGTGGACCGTTTGCTCCAAGGATTGAAGCAGTTTTAAAGGTATATATTTGCTGGTTTTGGTTCTGCTAAATTTGCAACTAGCATAAGAATGGTGAACATTTCTGGGGCTGATACTGTTTTAATTTCCCAGTGTGAGGACAATAGCCAGCATCCTGAGTTACATGCCAAAACTCTTGTCCAAACTACTGATTGCAGTTTGAATAAGGAAAATCCAGTCGTCTCATCTGATCAAGTGGATAGGCCTCCTCTGGTAAATGACGAACCTGCAAAAATGTTGCTGGCAGACATGGAAGCTTTGGCAGATACAGAGTCTGGAAGAGCTGTGAAGTTGTCTTCTCCAGTTGGTGAGGTGGCTGGTTCCAGTGCTTGGACGGAGAACATGCTAACTAGAAGATATTTTCCTCGAAAGAAAGTTTCAGCTATTAGAGACTTTCCTGCTTTATGTGGACGCAATGCTCCATCTTTGCTGAATGAAAATAGAGGGGTTGAGAATGACTCAAATGTTACTCGACATAAAGTGCGGGAAACACTACGACTTTTTCAAGCTGTTTCTAGAAAGCTTTTGCAGGAACTAGAAGCAAAGAATGAGCGGGGAAGGGTTGACTTACTAGCAGCAAAGGTCCTTAAGGAGAAGGGGAAATATGTTAATGAAGGTAAGCAGATCTTGGGATCTGTACCTGGGATTGAAGTTGGTGATGAATTTCAGTATAGAATTGAACTTAATATAGTTGGCCTTCATCGCCAAATTCAGGGCGGTATAGATTATGTGAAGCACAGTGGTAAGATTCTTGCAACAAGTATTGTTGCATCGGGAGGCTATGCTGATGATTTGGATAATTCAGATGTATTGATATATACAGGACAAGGTGGTAATGTGATGAACTCTGACAAACAACCTGAAGATCAGAAGCTTGAACGGGGAAATCTTGCTTTGAAGAATAGTAATGACGAACAGAACCCTGTTAGGGTGATACGGGGTGCTGATTCAGCAGATGGAAGGTCCAAGAAATATGTTTATGATGGACTCTATTTAGTTGAGTCATGTTGGCAGGATATGGGGCCACATGGGAAGCTGGTATATAAGTTTCGGTTGCGAAGAATCTCTGGTCAACCAGAGCTTCCTTTGAAGGAATTGAAGAAATCTAAGTAGTTCAAAATGGGAGAAGGTCTATGTGTTAATGATATTTCTTATGGGAAAGAGCGAATTCCAGTATGTGCTGTGAATGTCAGAGATGATGAAAAACCCCACCTTTTAAATACATAACCAGCATGATTTATCCTGATTGTGATCTCATTCCTGCAGAAGGATGTGGTTGCATTAATGGTTGTTCTGAGTTGAGATGTTCTTGTGTAGCCAAGAATGGGGGTGAAATCCCATACAATCACAATGGGGCTATTGTCTAGCTCATTCCCACAGGCAGAACTTCTGCACCCAACGTCAAGCTTTGGTGCTCAAGCAAGCACAAGTAGTAGCTCAGTGTATTCACATTTTGTCCATAATTAAGTACTCCTCACTGGTTTACTTTCAGTTCTGAGAGTCTGCAGCACATTTTGCAATATCTTAAAACACATGTTGGTTGtgttttttaatttccttgcaacCTCTTTGAGCTTGGATTGCCAACTATGCAAGTTGgtggctttttctttttgtcttatttttccttttgggtATAGGCAGATTGTAACATTGCTTGAAATTCGGAGTCACAATCTCCAGAGTTTTGTAAGCTATTGTAGCTTGTTTTGTGAATAGTTTTGACCTCCAATTTTCCCCACATAGAAGCCCTGCATACCCCAACTTTTTTATAGGCAAATAAAATGAGAACACAGCTTTATGGCATAAGCATCAGTGCAAATACTAATCTGTGGTAAGTCAGCATAATGCAACAACGCATTCTTTAAGTTTGAATTAGGCTTTGGTTTAGACGAGTACCAGCTGAATTCTTAATATGACTGAAGTCTAGTTCTCttatttgatatttatatttttgggcTGTAGTTGAATTTTCTAAAAGTCTGAATTCATCAATACTTACCTTGACCAATGGATATGATAATAGAAATTCATTCTATTAGGattgataagaaaaaaaaacagttGGCCATTTTGCTAACTCATACGTTGGCTATTATTAAATACTTCCATTATCATTGTCATTACTAtttcaataatataataaataagtcAATCTTTTAACCTCCAACATTTTTTTAATAGCCGATAACCTATTTCATTTAATCAAGAAAGCGTTTTTAAAGGACATGCAACAAACTATGAGGTAGCTCGAAATTTTGAACAAGCTATAATGGTGTATATATAATAgagatcaagaaaaaaaattgtttagactttagagttgaaagacacaaaaaaaactaataaaaataacaataaactaCTTGATTAGAGTTGAAGCTTCGTTGCCACAGATAAAATATtgttgattaaaattttaaatcaacttGCATGGACTAGAAGCTTCATGAAACATGGTTAAAGAATTGAAGAAGCaaagtttgaattgaaaacaataatCATTAATTTACTAAAAGATGTTGAAAATTTGGAGAATAACCAAGAACATTCAAGAGAGTAGTATAACTATAACATTCTACAACAATGAAGaagttcaaaatcaaattgaattggaattgaAAGGAAGTTGCACTCATCACCTCCATACTAGAAGAATCATGAAGTGCATTGAAAGGTTCAAGATTGATGACTAAGCTTAATGAAGAATTTTCAAGATGTGCTAGaaattacttatttgaatagtcAAAGGAAGAAGCAAAGTTGGATAAGTATGTGTATTAAGAAGTTAGTAGAATCATGAAGTTTTAGTATGAAACtttgcctatataaaggcatataTGCCTTATGTATTTTGTGTGTTCTATAATGAAATGTGTATGTTTTGAAATGGTTATTGGGAGACTTTGATGTCCACCCATTTGAAGGCTCAAAACCTGTGGAATTTCATTGAACCAGGTTTGCAAGAAGGAGCAGATGTTGCCCAACAAAGGAGAGATCAATTGGCGCTATCTCAAATTCATCAAGGAGTAGATTATACGGTGTTTGGCAAAATAGCAAATGCCAAAAGTGCAAAGGAAGCATGGAACACGTTGAAGCTGTCATACAAAGGCGTAGATAAAGCTCAGAAAGCAAAGCTACAGTCTTtaagaagagaatatgaaagGTACGAGATGTCTAGCTCAGAAACCGTTGAGCAATATTTTACTCGTGTTACAGATCTTGTCAATAAGATGAGAGTCTATGGAGAAGATATGCCCGATAGCAAAGTGGTGGAGAAAATTCTTCGCACCATGCCGATGAAGTATGACCATGTGGTGACTACGATACTAGAGTCTCACAATATGAATACTATGACGATTGCAGAGTTGCAAGGAACCATGGAAAGCCACATCAGTAGAATACTGGAGAAGTCAGAAAAATCAACTGAGAAAGCCTTGAAAAGCCGAGTGAATTTCAACAACGTTGCAGAATCAAACCGTACACAAGAAGGACGAGGTCGTggttttaattttcaaagtAGAGGCAGAGGAAGTTTTAGAGGTAGAGGTCGTGGCAATTACAACCAAAGAAGTTACAACAATTTTACACCAGCAATTACAAccaaggaaattacaataatttTACACAACCTAATCAAGGAAGAGGTGGAATGAATTTCAAGTCTGTTAACCGAGGAAGAGGTCGAGGTAATTTTTATCAAGAAAGAACCAATTTCAGTTGCTTTCATTGTGGAAAGTATGGACACAGAGTAGCAGATTGCAGATTCAAAATGTTGAATAACAATCAAGCACACGTTGCAGAAAATCAGCATCAAAATACTGATGACAATCCGGGTActcaaactttattttttacaagtaattcatgtgctgaagatgaaaatatatggtacttggataatgcttgcaGTAATCATATGTCTGGTAGAAAGGAGTTATTTTCTTCAATAGATGACTCAGTTAAACTATTATTGGAGTTTGGTAATAGTACAAAGATCCCTATTGAAGGAAAAGGACACATACCAATTAGATTGAAAGATGGTTCTCTGAGTTATATTTCTGATGTTTTCTATGCTCCTGAACTTGATTACAATTTACTAAGTATGGGGCAATTATCTGAGAAGGGATATAAGATGATAACTTATCATGGATATTGTACTGTATTTGACAACAATGGAAGGTTCATTGATAAAGCAAAGATGACTTCAAACAGAATGTTTCCGTTAAAAATTCAACATGTTAATCCCTCTTGCATGAGTTCTGTGATACTTGATGATAACTGGTTGTGGCATATGCGGTTTgggcattttcatttttctggcCTAAACTACCTGTCAAGAAAAGGACTTGTTTCTGGTCTACCACGGATTCATGTTCCCAATTGTGTTTGTGAGATTTGTCAACTGGGAAAGAAGCACAGAGATCC
The Arachis duranensis cultivar V14167 chromosome 5, aradu.V14167.gnm2.J7QH, whole genome shotgun sequence genome window above contains:
- the LOC107487511 gene encoding GATA transcription factor 26, with translation MGKQGPCYHCGVTSTPLWRNGPPEKPVLCNACGSRWRTKGTLANYTPLHARAEADDSEDQRVSRVKIISLHKNKEMKSLKRKQNHDSVVVSGGLTPDYKYNQGFGKAVDEDTSNRSSSGSAISNTESCAQFGGTDASDLTGPAQSVVWEAMVPSKKRTCVGRPKASSVEKLTKDLCTILHEQQSYFSTSSEEELLFESETPMVSVEIGHGSVLIKHPSYVAREEVSEASAVSVDNKQCLVSEAYSDSGPFLVYNDLNGMNFSSYGVDKVENSADQEMQEEQLKSDKSQLERVQILGDHNSPLCSIDLNDVVNYKEFVRNMTNEDQQLLLKFLPMVDTAKLPDSLKVMFNSSQFKENLTYFQQLLGEGVFDISFLGAKPEDCKTLKRLALSNLSKSKWVEHYSYLKRCKTTAAKSVSQGSTGKASSNFANAKRLRDGQNQNSPELKTMMRSPKGMTIKIGSEGNEVVEDGSCYSPKSLFALPPDAASLLQVSSNFVEESSDHDVLVEVPSNSSFPQAELLHPTSSFGAQASTSSSSVYSHFVHN